From one Pseudomonas sp. S35 genomic stretch:
- a CDS encoding nitrilase family protein, translated as MMEPISPARVAVIQLDPQVGIANRANNLRQSLALATEAANGGASLIVLPELSNCGYFFSSRQDAFDHAEAVPEGTSVSAWADFAREHQVYLVAGLSEIEGRQLFNTAVLMGPEGFIGKYRKAHLWNMEKLWFTPGNTGFPVFETPIGRIGLLICWDIWFPEVPRILSQQGADIICSLNNWVWTPAPLFDEAGKCMASYLTMTAAHVNNVFIAAASRIGEERDARYLGCSLIAGTNGWPIGAVASANRQEILFADIDITSARSAPIWNSLNDLQRDRRNDIYDQMLGYSRHPALPR; from the coding sequence ATGATGGAACCCATCAGCCCTGCGCGAGTTGCTGTCATTCAACTTGACCCTCAGGTAGGCATCGCAAACCGCGCCAATAACCTGCGTCAAAGCCTTGCACTTGCGACGGAGGCCGCAAACGGCGGCGCCAGCCTGATCGTGTTGCCCGAACTTTCCAATTGCGGATATTTCTTCAGCAGTCGCCAGGACGCCTTCGATCATGCCGAAGCGGTTCCGGAGGGCACCAGTGTAAGCGCGTGGGCAGATTTTGCTCGCGAACATCAAGTGTACCTGGTCGCCGGACTGAGCGAGATCGAGGGTAGGCAGCTGTTCAATACCGCAGTGCTAATGGGACCTGAAGGATTTATCGGCAAATACCGAAAGGCTCATTTATGGAACATGGAAAAGCTTTGGTTCACCCCAGGCAATACCGGTTTTCCAGTGTTTGAAACGCCGATTGGGCGCATCGGCCTGTTGATTTGCTGGGATATCTGGTTCCCTGAAGTCCCTCGTATTCTCAGCCAGCAAGGCGCGGATATTATTTGTAGCCTGAACAACTGGGTGTGGACCCCTGCGCCGTTGTTCGATGAGGCGGGCAAATGCATGGCGTCCTACCTGACGATGACGGCCGCCCACGTTAACAATGTATTTATCGCTGCCGCCAGCCGCATTGGCGAAGAACGAGACGCCCGCTACCTGGGATGCTCGTTGATCGCGGGAACCAATGGCTGGCCCATAGGTGCTGTCGCTTCGGCCAATCGCCAGGAAATCCTGTTCGCAGATATCGATATCACCAGTGCGCGTAGTGCGCCTATATGGAACAGCCTCAACGACCTGCAACGTGACCGACGCAATGACATCTACGATCAGATGCTTGGGTACTCCCGACACCCTGCCCTGCCGCGCTAA
- a CDS encoding FKBP-type peptidyl-prolyl cis-trans isomerase, with protein sequence MHDDELQITDIRLGDGKAVVKGALITTQYTGTLEDGTVFDSSWERGKPFQCVIGTGRVIKGWDQGLMGMQVGGVRMLFVPAHLAYGERSMGAHIKPNSNLRFEIELLEVLTRDD encoded by the coding sequence ATGCACGACGACGAACTCCAGATCACCGACATCCGCCTGGGCGACGGCAAGGCCGTGGTCAAGGGCGCGCTGATCACCACCCAGTACACCGGCACTCTGGAAGATGGGACGGTGTTCGATTCGTCGTGGGAACGGGGCAAACCGTTCCAGTGTGTGATCGGCACCGGTCGTGTCATCAAGGGGTGGGACCAAGGCTTGATGGGCATGCAGGTGGGCGGTGTGCGCATGTTGTTCGTGCCGGCGCACCTGGCTTACGGCGAGCGCTCAATGGGCGCGCATATTAAGCCAAACAGCAATCTGCGCTTTGAGATTGAGTTGCTGGAAGTGCTGACGCGGGATGATTGA
- a CDS encoding DUF1851 domain-containing protein — MDILHAMRDSWGWAGIDPVEVVGATAFGNLMVRDEQGRYWRVCPEALSCEVIAQTREALDEVSKDQVFLHDWYLQPMVDQAEEMLGPLAQGEVYHFVISPVLGGEYAIENVRRLDHVEQLRFCGDLAREIKDLPDGAQVKLRIVD, encoded by the coding sequence ATGGACATACTTCACGCAATGCGCGACAGCTGGGGTTGGGCGGGCATCGACCCTGTTGAGGTCGTAGGCGCTACGGCGTTCGGCAATTTGATGGTCAGGGACGAACAGGGCCGCTACTGGCGAGTGTGCCCCGAGGCGCTTTCCTGCGAAGTGATCGCCCAGACCCGCGAGGCCCTGGATGAAGTTTCCAAAGATCAGGTCTTTCTGCACGACTGGTACCTGCAACCGATGGTGGATCAGGCCGAGGAGATGCTGGGGCCGTTAGCGCAGGGTGAGGTTTACCATTTCGTTATTTCGCCGGTTTTGGGCGGCGAATACGCCATCGAGAATGTGCGTCGACTTGATCATGTCGAGCAGCTTCGGTTCTGCGGTGATCTGGCGCGCGAGATCAAGGATTTGCCTGACGGCGCACAGGTGAAGCTCAGGATTGTGGATTAG
- a CDS encoding GNAT family N-acetyltransferase: MDMACMTQLPLSTFPGIRVVALTVADDVELQHFFERAPVYFIAVNGEPATPTEARDELLGPLPAGWTCSRMYWFGYRDAEDRLVAVVNIAADLLAQGVWHIGLLLVDSRRHGSGLAQHLHADLERWAIENGAQWLRLTVVVGNTCAERFWPKLGYVPVRTRDGVAMGRQVNRVSIQIKALAGGRVEDYLALVERDRPGTP; encoded by the coding sequence ATGGATATGGCTTGCATGACTCAACTTCCTCTGAGCACCTTCCCCGGTATTCGAGTCGTGGCGCTTACCGTGGCTGACGATGTCGAGCTACAGCATTTTTTCGAGCGGGCGCCGGTTTACTTCATCGCGGTCAACGGCGAGCCTGCCACGCCGACTGAAGCACGCGACGAGTTGCTGGGGCCGTTGCCGGCGGGGTGGACGTGCAGTCGGATGTACTGGTTTGGCTATCGAGACGCTGAGGATCGCTTGGTCGCCGTGGTCAATATCGCGGCGGATTTGCTCGCGCAGGGGGTATGGCACATCGGCCTGCTGCTGGTCGATTCGCGCCGGCATGGCAGCGGCCTTGCGCAGCACCTGCATGCGGACCTTGAGCGCTGGGCGATAGAGAACGGCGCCCAATGGCTGCGGTTGACGGTGGTGGTGGGCAATACCTGCGCCGAGCGCTTCTGGCCCAAGCTTGGGTATGTACCGGTGCGCACTCGTGATGGGGTTGCGATGGGGCGGCAGGTTAACAGGGTGTCGATTCAGATCAAGGCGTTGGCGGGTGGGAGGGTTGAGGACTACCTGGCGTTGGTTGAGCGGGATCGACCAGGCACACCCTAG
- the mgtA gene encoding magnesium-translocating P-type ATPase — protein MNLTLLKEFFAGFLRTRHIARHFRRLAMLETVTDASVSREVPPTLAHTLVVAANSSTVQLLGTLGSHAEGLNTQEADALRVQYGLNEVEHEQPLPWWVHLWHCYKNPFNLLLTLLAVISWLTEDMKAATVIFSMVVLSTLLRFWQEAKSNKAADALKAMVSNTATVLRRDAAKRIELPIKQLVPGDLIVLSAGDMIPADCRVLGAKDLFVSQAAMTGESMPVEKFAQQQDANTRNPLDLDNILFMGTNVVSGAATAVILTTGNSTYFGALAQRVTATDRATTSFQQGVNKVSWLLIRFMFVMAPLVLFINGFTKGDWTEALLFALSIAVGLTPEMLPMIVTSTLAKGAVFLSRKKVIVKRLDAIQNFGAMDVLCTDKTGTLTQDKIFLARHVDVWGEESDDVLEMAYLNSYYQTGLKNLLDVAVLEHVEVHRELKVGTAFHKVDEIPFDFNRRRMSVVVAEQGLPHLLICKGAVEEILSVCNSVRHGDTSEALTDELLARIRQVTAAFNEEGLRVVAVAAQPMTPGRDTYSLADESKLTLIGYVAFLDPPKESTAPALKALKAHGVAVKVLTGDNELVTAKICREVGLEQQGLLMGNDIEDMTDAELAKAVEMTNVFAKLTPSHKERIVRLLKANGHVVGFMGDGINDAPALRTADIGISVDSAVDIAKEAADIILLEKSLMILEEGVLEGRRTFANMLKYIKMTASSNFGNVFSVLVASAFIPFLPMLPMHLLVQNLLYDISQIAIPFDNVDEEMLAKPQRWQPGDVGRFMLFFGPISSIFDITTFALMWYVFDAHTPDHQTLFQSGWFVVGLLTQTLIVHMIRTPKIPFLQSRAAMPLMVMTGVIMAVGIFLPMGPLAHYFKLQALPSLYFVFLPVILLAYMALTQAVKGYYIRKFGWQ, from the coding sequence ATGAACCTGACTCTGTTGAAAGAGTTCTTCGCCGGCTTCCTGCGGACCCGGCACATTGCCCGGCACTTCCGTCGCCTGGCCATGCTCGAAACCGTGACCGACGCCAGCGTCAGCCGCGAAGTACCGCCGACCCTGGCGCACACCCTGGTGGTCGCGGCCAACAGCAGCACCGTGCAGTTGCTCGGCACGTTGGGCAGCCATGCCGAAGGCTTGAACACTCAGGAAGCCGATGCCCTGCGCGTGCAATACGGCCTCAATGAGGTCGAGCACGAGCAGCCGTTGCCGTGGTGGGTACACCTGTGGCACTGCTACAAGAACCCGTTCAACCTGCTGCTGACGTTGCTGGCGGTGATCTCCTGGCTGACCGAAGACATGAAGGCCGCCACGGTGATTTTCTCCATGGTGGTGCTCTCGACGCTGCTGCGTTTCTGGCAGGAGGCCAAGTCCAACAAGGCTGCCGATGCCTTGAAAGCCATGGTCAGCAACACCGCCACGGTGCTGCGCCGCGATGCAGCCAAGCGCATCGAGTTGCCGATCAAACAGTTGGTGCCCGGCGACCTGATCGTGCTGTCGGCTGGCGATATGATCCCCGCCGATTGCCGCGTGCTCGGTGCCAAGGATTTGTTTGTGAGCCAGGCGGCGATGACCGGCGAATCGATGCCGGTGGAGAAGTTCGCCCAGCAGCAAGACGCCAACACCCGCAACCCGCTGGACCTGGACAACATCCTGTTCATGGGCACCAACGTGGTGTCGGGTGCGGCGACGGCGGTGATCCTGACCACCGGCAACAGCACCTATTTCGGCGCCCTGGCCCAGCGTGTGACCGCCACCGACCGTGCGACCACCTCGTTTCAGCAAGGCGTGAACAAGGTCAGTTGGCTGCTGATCCGCTTCATGTTTGTAATGGCGCCGCTGGTGCTGTTCATCAACGGCTTCACCAAGGGCGACTGGACCGAGGCGCTGCTGTTTGCGCTGTCGATTGCCGTAGGCCTGACCCCGGAAATGCTGCCGATGATCGTCACGTCCACCCTGGCCAAGGGCGCGGTGTTTTTGTCACGCAAGAAGGTCATCGTCAAGCGCCTGGACGCGATCCAGAACTTCGGCGCTATGGACGTGCTGTGCACCGACAAGACCGGCACCCTGACCCAGGACAAAATTTTCCTGGCGCGGCATGTGGACGTGTGGGGCGAAGAGTCCGACGACGTATTGGAGATGGCCTACCTCAACAGCTACTACCAGACCGGCCTGAAAAACCTGCTGGACGTGGCGGTGCTGGAGCATGTTGAGGTGCATCGCGAGCTGAAAGTCGGCACCGCGTTTCACAAGGTCGATGAGATCCCGTTCGACTTCAACCGCCGTCGCATGTCGGTGGTGGTCGCCGAGCAAGGCTTGCCGCACCTGTTGATCTGCAAGGGCGCCGTGGAGGAAATTCTCTCGGTGTGCAACAGCGTGCGCCATGGCGACACCAGCGAGGCACTGACCGATGAGTTGCTGGCGCGCATTCGCCAGGTGACGGCGGCATTCAATGAAGAAGGCCTGCGCGTGGTGGCCGTGGCGGCACAACCCATGACACCCGGGCGCGATACCTACAGCCTGGCGGATGAAAGCAAGCTGACGCTGATCGGCTACGTGGCGTTTCTCGACCCGCCCAAGGAAAGCACCGCGCCTGCGCTCAAGGCCCTGAAAGCCCACGGTGTGGCGGTCAAGGTGTTGACCGGCGACAACGAGTTGGTGACGGCCAAGATCTGCCGCGAAGTGGGCCTGGAGCAACAAGGCCTGTTGATGGGCAACGACATCGAGGACATGACCGATGCCGAACTGGCCAAGGCCGTGGAAATGACCAATGTGTTCGCCAAGCTGACCCCCAGCCACAAGGAGCGCATCGTCCGGCTGCTCAAGGCCAACGGGCATGTGGTGGGTTTCATGGGCGATGGCATCAACGACGCGCCGGCGCTGCGCACGGCGGACATCGGCATCTCGGTGGACAGCGCGGTGGACATCGCCAAGGAAGCGGCCGACATCATCCTGCTGGAAAAGAGCCTGATGATCCTGGAGGAGGGCGTGCTGGAAGGCCGCCGTACCTTCGCCAACATGCTCAAGTACATCAAGATGACCGCCAGTTCTAACTTCGGCAACGTGTTCTCGGTGCTGGTGGCCAGTGCGTTTATCCCGTTTTTGCCGATGCTGCCAATGCACCTGCTGGTGCAAAACCTGCTGTATGACATTTCCCAGATTGCGATTCCGTTCGACAACGTCGACGAGGAGATGCTGGCCAAGCCGCAACGCTGGCAACCGGGGGATGTGGGCCGTTTCATGCTGTTCTTCGGGCCGATCAGTTCGATCTTTGACATCACCACGTTCGCACTCATGTGGTACGTGTTTGATGCCCACACGCCAGACCATCAGACGCTGTTCCAGTCGGGCTGGTTCGTGGTGGGGCTGCTGACCCAGACGCTGATCGTGCACATGATCCGCACGCCGAAAATCCCGTTCCTGCAAAGCCGTGCGGCGATGCCGTTGATGGTGATGACCGGCGTCATCATGGCTGTGGGGATTTTCCTGCCGATGGGCCCGCTGGCGCACTACTTCAAATTGCAGGCGCTGCCGTCGCTGTACTTTGTGTTTTTGCCGGTGATTCTGCTGGCGTACATGGCGCTGACCCAGGCGGTGAAGGGCTACTACATCCGTAAGTTTGGCTGGCAATGA
- a CDS encoding MgtC/SapB family protein: protein MQAINNINLNSLIDTLVSLTAAFILGGLIGFERQYRQRTAGLRTNVLVAVGAAIFVDMANRLGGAEGAVRVVAYVVSGIGFLGAGVIMREEGNVRGLNTAATLWASAAVGACAGADLVLEALLGTLFVLAANTLLRPIVNNINRQPLDVVSAEVTNILYVIARRTQQTAVLALLEAELARCNYPASDVDVRPFGAEEVEIEATLAVTSVDGDELDALVARISRSTLVVQAFWSPSTTE, encoded by the coding sequence ATGCAAGCAATCAACAACATCAACCTCAATTCCCTGATCGACACCCTGGTCAGCCTTACCGCTGCGTTTATCCTCGGTGGGTTGATCGGCTTCGAACGCCAGTACCGCCAACGCACGGCGGGCCTGCGTACCAACGTGCTGGTAGCGGTAGGGGCGGCGATATTTGTCGACATGGCCAACCGCCTCGGTGGCGCAGAAGGCGCCGTGCGGGTGGTCGCGTATGTGGTGTCGGGCATCGGCTTTCTCGGCGCCGGCGTGATCATGCGTGAGGAAGGCAATGTGCGCGGGCTCAACACGGCCGCCACGCTGTGGGCGTCGGCGGCAGTGGGCGCGTGCGCGGGTGCCGACCTGGTGCTTGAAGCGCTGCTGGGGACATTGTTTGTGCTGGCGGCCAACACACTGCTGCGGCCGATCGTCAATAACATCAACCGCCAGCCGCTGGATGTGGTGTCGGCGGAGGTCACCAACATTCTCTATGTGATCGCCCGGCGTACCCAGCAAACTGCAGTGCTGGCGTTGCTGGAAGCGGAACTGGCGCGTTGCAACTATCCAGCCAGTGATGTCGACGTGCGGCCGTTCGGCGCTGAGGAAGTGGAAATCGAGGCCACATTGGCAGTGACGTCGGTTGACGGCGATGAACTGGACGCTCTAGTGGCGCGAATTTCCAGGTCGACCCTGGTGGTGCAAGCGTTCTGGAGCCCGAGCACCACGGAGTAG